One Cellulomonas taurus genomic region harbors:
- a CDS encoding winged helix-turn-helix domain-containing protein: MIEPDPDADARALASTLRLRILRLCLDEARTNREIAERLGKNPATVLHHVRTLVDRGFLVAEPVRRGARGSREVPYRSTGKSWRIPPFPGKQQVMVNAFLEELAEAPDDSVQMTRLGVRLSPAEHAELLDRIDGFFAELAEREPTPGGDPYSMLFAMHLDAGRIAEPAEPGA; this comes from the coding sequence ATGATCGAGCCGGATCCGGACGCCGACGCCCGCGCCCTCGCCTCCACCCTGCGCCTGCGCATCCTGCGACTGTGCCTGGACGAGGCGCGCACCAACCGGGAGATCGCCGAGCGACTGGGCAAGAACCCGGCGACCGTCCTGCATCACGTCCGCACCCTGGTCGACCGCGGCTTCCTGGTCGCCGAGCCGGTCCGGCGCGGCGCGCGTGGGTCCCGGGAGGTGCCCTACCGGTCGACCGGCAAGTCCTGGCGGATCCCACCGTTCCCCGGCAAGCAGCAGGTGATGGTCAACGCCTTCCTGGAGGAGCTGGCCGAGGCACCCGACGACTCGGTGCAGATGACCCGGCTCGGCGTCCGGCTCTCGCCCGCGGAACACGCGGAGCTGCTGGACCGGATCGACGGCTTCTTCGCCGAGCTGGCCGAGCGCGAGCCGACCCCGGGCGGGGACCCGTACTCGATGCTGTTCGCGATGCACCTGGACGCCGGGCGGATCGCTGAGCCAGCGGAACCAGGCGCCTAG
- a CDS encoding exodeoxyribonuclease III, which translates to MVGVLVATANVNGIRAAYKRGMGDWVAARRPDVMLLQEVRAPDEILSDFLATADWDLAHEACEIKGRAGVAIASRLPMSAIRIGLGTGVPVDTGRWVEADLELPGGGSLTVVSAYIHSGQAGTPKMDEKYAFLDVVTKRLAELVGSGQDVIVAGDLNIAHREVDLKNWRTNRKNAGFLPEERAYLDRWFDELGWRDLGREHGGEGPGPYTWWTWRGQAFDNDAGWRIDYQLATPGLAEKVRSVEIDKAATYDERWSDHAPMVVDYEV; encoded by the coding sequence ATGGTGGGTGTGTTGGTAGCGACTGCGAACGTGAATGGGATCCGAGCCGCCTACAAGCGGGGGATGGGTGACTGGGTGGCCGCGCGCCGCCCGGACGTGATGCTGCTGCAGGAGGTCCGCGCCCCGGACGAGATCCTCAGCGACTTCCTCGCCACCGCCGACTGGGACCTGGCGCACGAGGCCTGCGAGATCAAGGGCCGCGCGGGGGTGGCGATCGCGTCCCGGTTGCCGATGAGCGCGATCCGGATCGGCCTGGGCACCGGGGTGCCGGTGGACACCGGCCGCTGGGTGGAGGCCGACCTGGAGCTGCCGGGTGGCGGCAGCCTGACGGTGGTGTCGGCCTACATCCACTCCGGGCAGGCCGGGACGCCCAAGATGGACGAGAAGTACGCCTTCCTGGACGTGGTGACCAAGCGGCTGGCCGAGCTGGTCGGGTCCGGGCAGGACGTGATCGTCGCCGGTGACCTGAACATCGCCCACCGGGAGGTCGACCTCAAGAATTGGCGGACCAACCGGAAGAACGCCGGGTTCCTGCCCGAGGAACGCGCCTACCTCGACCGCTGGTTCGACGAGCTGGGCTGGCGTGACCTGGGTCGGGAGCACGGCGGCGAGGGTCCCGGGCCGTACACCTGGTGGACCTGGCGCGGGCAGGCGTTCGACAACGACGCGGGCTGGCGGATCGACTACCAGCTGGCGACACCGGGGCTGGCCGAGAAGGTCCGGTCGGTGGAGATCGACAAGGCGGCGACCTACGACGAGCGGTGGAGCGACCACGCGCCGATGGTGGTCGACTACGAGGTCTGA
- a CDS encoding ROK family transcriptional regulator, with the protein MSAVQQRGSLTQVELAGVTGLSPATVSNIVKELTSAGVLNTSSSIRSGRRAQQVTLARNLGLVAGVHFGSRSLRVAIADAGQQILAEQRMPLPPEHRADAGLERAALLIAELVESLDTSLSELMAVGVGVPAPVDPTTGRIVSAGVLRGWDGVSVTEVLERRLAAPVYVDNDANLGALAELRQGAATGRQHVVYLKVSHGVGAGLIVGGRLVHGRAGAAGEFGHITVDENGPICRCGNRGCLDAVIGAPALLRMLESSHGHLTLPDVIARAQDGDPGCRRVISDAGRLLAVAAADTCNLLDPEVVVVGGRLAEAGPILLDTFRSVLLQRTLPSTVGPVEVVATALGTEAEVRGALALAMDHAGVAESLVVAG; encoded by the coding sequence GTGAGTGCCGTCCAGCAGCGTGGCTCCCTCACGCAGGTCGAGCTGGCCGGTGTCACCGGGCTGTCACCCGCCACGGTGTCGAACATCGTCAAGGAGCTGACCTCCGCCGGGGTCCTGAACACCTCCTCCAGCATCCGCAGCGGCCGCCGTGCCCAGCAGGTGACCCTCGCCCGGAACCTCGGCCTGGTCGCCGGAGTGCACTTCGGTTCCCGGTCGTTGCGGGTCGCGATCGCCGACGCGGGGCAGCAGATCCTGGCCGAGCAGCGGATGCCGCTGCCGCCGGAGCACCGCGCCGACGCCGGACTCGAACGTGCCGCGCTGCTGATCGCCGAGCTGGTGGAGAGCCTGGACACCAGCCTGTCCGAGCTGATGGCGGTCGGGGTGGGGGTCCCGGCGCCGGTCGACCCGACCACCGGCCGGATCGTCTCCGCCGGGGTGCTGCGCGGCTGGGACGGCGTCTCGGTGACCGAGGTGCTGGAGCGACGGCTGGCGGCCCCGGTCTACGTGGACAACGACGCGAACCTCGGCGCGCTGGCCGAACTGCGCCAGGGCGCCGCGACCGGACGCCAGCACGTGGTCTACCTGAAGGTGTCCCACGGCGTCGGCGCCGGGCTGATCGTCGGCGGACGGCTGGTGCACGGGCGGGCCGGCGCGGCCGGGGAGTTCGGCCACATCACCGTGGACGAGAACGGTCCGATCTGCCGGTGCGGCAACCGCGGCTGCCTGGACGCGGTGATCGGCGCCCCGGCGCTGCTGCGGATGCTGGAGTCCAGCCACGGACACCTGACGCTGCCGGACGTGATCGCCCGCGCGCAGGACGGCGACCCGGGGTGCCGCCGGGTGATCTCGGACGCCGGTCGACTGCTCGCGGTCGCCGCGGCCGACACCTGCAACCTGCTCGACCCGGAGGTCGTGGTGGTCGGTGGTCGGCTGGCCGAGGCGGGGCCGATCCTGCTGGACACCTTCCGGTCGGTGCTGCTGCAACGCACCCTGCCCAGCACGGTCGGGCCGGTCGAGGTGGTGGCCACGGCGCTCGGCACCGAGGCGGAGGTGCGCGGTGCGCTCGCCCTGGCGATGGACCACGCCGGTGTGGCGGAATCTCTGGTGGTGGCAGGATGA
- a CDS encoding MFS transporter, whose product MSLIRHADFRRLWVGDALGQLGAQLTGLALPVLAVRHLAATEAQMGLLTAAETAAFLVIGLPVGAWVDRMRKRRVLILADLVRALTLAVVVLLALTGHGSMPVLYVGALVISAASVFFDVSHQSYVPGLVGLERIGEGNAKLQATQSVAMVVGPALGGALLRVISAPLVIAVNAVTYVLSALAVGRIRAREELPPVHTRRPLRVEIAEGLSFVLRQPLLRRIVACTGIANLFSAVSGALVVIFALRELGLDEAAYGTTLSASAVGGLLGAALSDRLARWIGAGRIVPLSAVAFVPGTVLTPLAAILPVPPQLTLIVGGFGFSFAVVVYNVAQVSFRQRLCPPALLGRMNASVRFIVWGAMPLGGLLGGWLGHVYGVLPTLWVAAVGTALSTLPVVWSPLIRMRDLPGAEEPVAAAAGTERTDIASPAAGGADVPRPPAVGPDAHVPPPRAEGQDATDRRPSAVGSDADVPRPPATGPGPHLPPPPSQGPDAHIPPPLP is encoded by the coding sequence ATGTCCTTGATCCGGCACGCCGACTTCCGCCGACTGTGGGTGGGCGACGCCCTCGGTCAGCTCGGCGCACAGCTGACCGGACTCGCACTGCCGGTGCTCGCCGTGCGGCACCTCGCCGCGACCGAGGCGCAGATGGGGCTGCTCACCGCAGCGGAGACCGCCGCGTTCCTGGTGATCGGTCTGCCGGTCGGCGCCTGGGTGGATCGGATGCGCAAGCGCCGGGTGCTGATCCTGGCCGACCTGGTGCGTGCCCTGACGCTGGCGGTGGTGGTGCTCCTGGCGCTGACCGGCCACGGGTCGATGCCGGTGCTCTACGTCGGCGCCCTGGTGATCAGCGCGGCGTCGGTGTTCTTCGACGTCTCCCACCAGTCGTACGTCCCCGGGCTGGTCGGGCTGGAGCGGATCGGCGAGGGGAACGCGAAGCTGCAGGCGACCCAATCGGTGGCGATGGTGGTCGGGCCCGCGCTCGGCGGCGCGCTGTTGCGGGTGATCAGCGCACCCCTGGTGATCGCGGTGAACGCGGTGACCTACGTGCTCTCGGCACTGGCGGTCGGCCGGATCCGGGCGCGGGAGGAACTGCCCCCAGTGCACACCCGGCGTCCGCTGCGGGTCGAGATCGCCGAGGGACTGTCCTTCGTGCTGCGCCAGCCGCTGCTGCGCCGGATCGTGGCCTGCACCGGGATCGCCAACCTGTTCTCGGCGGTGTCGGGGGCGCTGGTGGTGATCTTCGCGCTGCGCGAGCTGGGGCTGGACGAGGCGGCGTACGGCACCACCCTGTCGGCGTCGGCGGTGGGCGGACTGCTGGGGGCGGCACTGTCGGATCGACTGGCCCGCTGGATCGGTGCGGGGCGGATCGTGCCCCTGTCGGCCGTGGCGTTCGTTCCCGGCACCGTGCTGACGCCGCTGGCGGCGATCCTGCCCGTGCCACCGCAGCTCACGCTGATCGTCGGCGGCTTCGGATTCTCCTTCGCGGTGGTGGTCTACAACGTCGCGCAGGTCAGCTTCCGGCAGCGGCTCTGCCCGCCCGCGTTGCTCGGGCGGATGAACGCGTCGGTGCGGTTCATCGTGTGGGGTGCGATGCCGCTGGGCGGGTTGCTCGGCGGGTGGCTGGGGCACGTGTACGGCGTCCTGCCCACCCTGTGGGTCGCGGCGGTCGGGACGGCGCTGTCGACACTGCCGGTGGTGTGGTCGCCCCTGATCCGGATGCGGGACCTGCCTGGTGCCGAAGAGCCGGTGGCCGCCGCGGCGGGGACCGAGCGGACGGACATCGCGTCACCGGCGGCTGGGGGTGCGGACGTCCCGAGACCGCCCGCCGTCGGGCCGGACGCGCACGTCCCGCCACCACGTGCCGAGGGGCAGGATGCGACCGACCGTCGGCCGTCGGCCGTGGGCTCGGACGCAGACGTCCCGAGACCGCCCGCCACGGGGCCGGGCCCGCACCTGCCGCCGCCGCCCTCCCAGGGACCCGACGCGCACATTCCACCGCCGCTCCCGTGA
- a CDS encoding ATP-binding cassette domain-containing protein: protein MASRTSTPALSVRGVSYQYGAVRALVDVDLDVHPHEVVAVVGDIGAGKSTLARVMSGALVPGSGWIEVGGERVVLNNTREARERGIAAVFQVPALAENLDVVQNLFLGQELRRGGLLDERLMEKRAWEVLNQLAARVPSVRAPLSSLSGGQRQAVAVARALVGEPKVVVLDEPLASLGISQTAEVLNMVERLREAGLGVVMISHSMVDVQAVADRIVVLRLGRVSGDFDAEHASYEDLIAAITGITPDGRSIRPSHVL from the coding sequence GTGGCCTCACGGACGAGCACACCAGCCCTGTCGGTTCGCGGTGTGTCCTACCAGTACGGCGCGGTGCGTGCCCTGGTCGACGTCGACCTGGACGTGCACCCGCACGAGGTGGTCGCCGTCGTCGGTGACATCGGCGCCGGCAAGTCGACCCTCGCCCGGGTGATGTCCGGCGCGCTGGTGCCCGGTTCCGGCTGGATCGAGGTCGGCGGCGAGCGGGTCGTGCTGAACAACACCCGGGAGGCCCGGGAACGCGGGATCGCCGCGGTGTTCCAGGTCCCGGCGCTGGCGGAGAACCTGGACGTGGTGCAGAACCTGTTCCTCGGTCAGGAGCTGCGGCGCGGCGGGCTGCTGGACGAGCGGCTGATGGAGAAGCGCGCCTGGGAGGTGCTGAACCAGCTGGCGGCCCGGGTGCCGTCGGTGCGGGCCCCGCTCAGCTCGTTGTCCGGAGGGCAGCGGCAGGCGGTGGCGGTGGCCCGGGCACTGGTCGGCGAGCCGAAGGTCGTCGTGCTGGACGAGCCGCTGGCGTCGCTGGGCATCTCCCAGACCGCCGAGGTGCTGAACATGGTCGAACGGCTGCGCGAGGCCGGGCTCGGCGTGGTGATGATCAGCCACTCGATGGTGGACGTGCAGGCGGTCGCCGACCGGATCGTCGTGCTGCGCCTGGGCAGGGTCAGCGGCGACTTCGACGCCGAGCACGCCTCCTACGAGGACCTGATCGCGGCGATCACCGGGATCACGCCCGACGGCCGCAGCATCCGGCCGTCGCACGTGCTCTAG
- a CDS encoding aquaporin — protein sequence MRRPTAAAQTRGSTDLTNDGITMSQEKPGAPGAPEPTPQQPETTAADATPVEPTPAAEVPVAPVAPGPAAQAGFGAADGYGLPRPGVEVEVDEYAVPLRPEGASLAARLGAEAFGTFVLVLAGLGTALYASYTGAGALGVALAFGLAAGAAHLAIGRVSGGHLNPAITLGSALAGRTRFAHLLPYWVAQVIGAALASAVLYLPVSTFPALQTAERQFFSSTANGFEAHSPLAMSTGSTEGFSLIAALLVEVVVSAVLVGVFLAVSNRTTTDRTGVQKSAVGYGAVLALAVLIATPITNAGLNPARSLAAAIFSESWAWGQLWVFAVAPLFGAVLAALLYRGFGGGDDDAELDDELADDVLIEEEITEVR from the coding sequence GTGCGCCGACCCACCGCCGCGGCACAGACCCGCGGCTCCACCGATCTGACGAATGACGGGATCACCATGTCGCAGGAGAAGCCCGGCGCCCCGGGCGCGCCGGAACCGACGCCGCAGCAGCCCGAGACCACCGCCGCCGACGCCACACCGGTCGAGCCGACCCCGGCCGCCGAGGTCCCGGTCGCGCCGGTCGCCCCCGGCCCGGCAGCCCAGGCGGGCTTCGGCGCCGCGGACGGCTACGGCCTGCCGCGCCCCGGCGTCGAGGTCGAGGTCGACGAGTACGCGGTGCCGCTGCGCCCGGAGGGGGCCTCGCTGGCAGCCCGTCTGGGCGCCGAGGCGTTCGGCACCTTCGTGCTGGTGCTCGCCGGTCTGGGCACGGCCCTCTACGCCTCCTACACCGGTGCCGGAGCCCTCGGCGTCGCGCTGGCCTTCGGGCTGGCGGCCGGTGCCGCGCACCTGGCGATCGGCCGGGTCTCCGGCGGACACCTGAACCCGGCGATCACGCTCGGCTCCGCGCTGGCCGGTCGCACCCGGTTCGCCCACCTGCTGCCGTACTGGGTGGCCCAGGTGATCGGTGCCGCGCTGGCCTCGGCCGTGCTGTACCTGCCGGTGTCCACCTTCCCGGCGCTGCAGACCGCCGAGCGGCAGTTCTTCAGCTCGACCGCGAACGGCTTCGAGGCGCACTCCCCGCTGGCGATGTCCACCGGCAGCACCGAGGGCTTCAGCCTGATCGCCGCGCTGCTGGTCGAGGTCGTGGTCTCCGCGGTCCTGGTCGGCGTGTTCCTCGCGGTGAGCAACCGCACCACCACCGACCGCACCGGCGTGCAGAAGTCCGCCGTCGGCTACGGCGCCGTGCTGGCCCTGGCCGTGCTGATCGCCACCCCGATCACCAACGCCGGCCTGAACCCGGCGCGCAGCCTGGCGGCGGCGATCTTCTCCGAGAGCTGGGCCTGGGGTCAGCTGTGGGTGTTCGCCGTGGCGCCGCTGTTCGGTGCGGTGCTCGCCGCGCTGCTCTACCGCGGCTTCGGCGGCGGTGACGACGACGCCGAGCTGGACGACGAGCTGGCCGACGACGTGCTGATCGAGGAGGAGATCACCGAGGTCCGCTGA
- the glyA gene encoding serine hydroxymethyltransferase: MSAEHTPLLDQGLDQVDPEIAAVLDGELTRQQSTLEMIASENFVPRAVLQAQGSVLTNKYAEGYPGRRYYGGCEQVDIAENLAIARAKELFGAEHANVQPHAGATANAAVLHALANAGDKILGLELSHGGHLTHGMKINFSGKLYDVAAYGVNPDTYLIEPEAIREAALQHRPDVIIGGWSAYPRHLDFAAMREIADEVGAKLWVDMAHFAGLVAAGLHPSPVPYADVVSSTVHKTIGGPRSGFILSKEEYAKKIDSAVFPGQQGGPLMHVIAAKAVSFKIAGSDEFKDRQQRTIDGARIIADRLAAPAVREAGVSVLTGGTDVHLVLVDLRHSQLDGQQAEDLLHGIGITVNRNAVPFDPRPPRVTSGLRIGTPALATRGFGDAEFTEVADVIATALTAGQSADVEALRARVTKLAEAFPLYPGLKQY, translated from the coding sequence ATGAGCGCCGAGCACACCCCGCTGTTGGACCAGGGCCTGGACCAGGTCGACCCCGAGATCGCCGCCGTTCTGGACGGTGAGCTGACCCGCCAGCAGAGCACGCTGGAGATGATCGCCAGTGAGAACTTCGTCCCCCGTGCCGTGTTGCAGGCGCAGGGGTCGGTGCTGACCAACAAGTACGCCGAGGGCTACCCCGGTCGCCGTTACTACGGCGGCTGCGAGCAGGTCGACATCGCCGAGAACCTGGCGATCGCCCGCGCGAAGGAGCTGTTCGGCGCCGAGCACGCGAACGTGCAGCCGCACGCCGGTGCCACCGCGAACGCGGCGGTCCTGCACGCGCTGGCCAACGCCGGCGACAAGATCCTGGGTCTGGAGCTGTCCCATGGTGGGCACCTGACCCACGGCATGAAGATCAACTTCTCCGGCAAGCTCTACGACGTCGCCGCCTACGGCGTGAACCCGGACACCTACTTGATCGAGCCGGAGGCGATCCGCGAGGCGGCCCTCCAGCACCGGCCGGACGTCATCATCGGCGGCTGGTCCGCCTACCCGCGGCACCTGGACTTCGCCGCGATGCGCGAGATCGCCGACGAGGTCGGCGCCAAGCTCTGGGTCGACATGGCGCACTTCGCCGGGCTGGTCGCCGCCGGGCTGCACCCGTCCCCGGTGCCCTACGCCGACGTGGTGTCCTCCACGGTGCACAAGACGATCGGCGGTCCGCGCTCGGGCTTCATCCTGAGCAAGGAGGAGTACGCCAAGAAGATCGACTCCGCCGTGTTCCCGGGTCAGCAGGGTGGCCCGCTGATGCACGTGATCGCCGCCAAGGCGGTGTCCTTCAAGATCGCCGGCTCCGACGAGTTCAAGGACCGGCAGCAGCGCACCATCGACGGCGCGCGGATCATCGCCGACCGGCTGGCCGCCCCCGCGGTGCGGGAGGCCGGCGTGTCCGTGCTCACCGGCGGCACCGACGTGCACCTGGTGCTGGTGGACCTGCGGCACTCCCAGCTGGACGGCCAGCAGGCCGAGGACCTGCTGCACGGGATCGGGATCACGGTGAACCGGAACGCGGTGCCCTTCGACCCGCGTCCGCCGCGCGTCACCTCCGGTCTGCGGATCGGCACCCCGGCGCTGGCCACCCGTGGCTTCGGCGACGCCGAGTTCACCGAGGTCGCCGACGTGATCGCCACCGCGCTGACCGCCGGTCAGTCGGCCGACGTCGAGGCGCTGCGGGCGCGGGTCACCAAGCTGGCCGAGGCGTTCCCGCTGTACCCCGGCCTCAAGCAGTACTGA
- a CDS encoding GNAT family N-acetyltransferase has product MSQTEVTIRPVDDAEAGELLTLRRAAFVTEAQQYNDPNIPPLTQTLSELRADLAKDGVVTLGAWAGHRMVGSIRVVFEGKKATLGRFAVAPDQQGHGIGTQLLLSILPHMPADVEEVWVFTGRDSVQNLAVYEKHGYTHEHDQTVGDLTYAYLRRIMGDPDVADEPVAP; this is encoded by the coding sequence ATGAGCCAGACCGAGGTGACCATCCGGCCCGTCGACGACGCCGAGGCGGGCGAACTGCTCACGCTGCGCCGGGCCGCGTTCGTCACCGAGGCCCAGCAGTACAACGACCCGAACATCCCGCCGCTGACCCAGACGCTCAGCGAGCTGCGTGCCGACCTGGCCAAGGACGGCGTGGTCACGCTCGGCGCGTGGGCGGGTCACCGGATGGTCGGCTCGATCCGCGTGGTGTTCGAGGGCAAGAAGGCCACCCTGGGGCGGTTCGCCGTGGCGCCCGACCAGCAGGGGCACGGCATCGGCACCCAGCTGCTGCTGTCGATCCTGCCGCACATGCCCGCGGACGTGGAGGAGGTCTGGGTGTTCACCGGGCGCGACTCGGTGCAGAACCTCGCCGTGTACGAGAAGCACGGCTACACCCACGAGCACGACCAGACCGTCGGCGACCTGACCTACGCGTACCTGCGGCGGATCATGGGCGACCCGGACGTCGCGGACGAGCCGGTCGCACCCTGA
- the purU gene encoding formyltetrahydrofolate deformylase, which produces MSTSWVLSLSCPDQPGIVAAVAGLLAAHGGNITESQQFGDPLSGLFFMRVEVAATATREQLTADLEPLADRFGMTWTLDVAGRPMRTLILGSTAAHCVNDLAFRQRSEGLPIDIVGLVSNHTALTDLAAFYGIDFHHVPVTKDTKAEAEARLLALVEDLDVELVVLARYMQILSDDLCRKLAGRVINIHHSFLPSFKGARPYAQAHERGVKLIGATAHYVTGDLDEGPIIEQDVERVDHTRGVNDLVALGQDVERRALARAVRWHAEHRVLLDGHRTIVFR; this is translated from the coding sequence GTGTCTACCTCCTGGGTGCTCTCGCTGTCCTGCCCCGACCAGCCCGGCATCGTCGCCGCTGTCGCCGGTCTGCTGGCCGCCCACGGGGGCAACATCACCGAGTCGCAGCAGTTCGGCGACCCGCTGTCCGGCCTGTTCTTCATGCGGGTCGAGGTCGCCGCGACCGCGACCCGGGAGCAGCTGACCGCCGACCTGGAGCCGCTGGCCGACCGGTTCGGCATGACCTGGACCCTGGACGTCGCGGGCCGACCGATGCGCACGCTGATCCTGGGGTCCACCGCCGCGCACTGCGTCAACGACCTGGCGTTCCGGCAGCGGTCCGAGGGTCTGCCGATCGACATCGTGGGCTTGGTGTCCAACCACACCGCACTGACCGACCTGGCGGCGTTCTACGGGATCGACTTCCACCACGTGCCGGTCACCAAGGACACCAAGGCCGAGGCGGAGGCGCGGCTGCTCGCGCTGGTCGAGGACCTGGACGTCGAACTGGTCGTGCTGGCCCGCTACATGCAGATCCTCTCCGACGACCTGTGCCGCAAGCTCGCCGGTCGGGTGATCAACATCCACCACTCGTTCCTGCCGTCGTTCAAGGGCGCCCGGCCCTATGCCCAGGCGCACGAGCGGGGCGTGAAGCTGATCGGCGCCACCGCCCACTACGTCACCGGTGACCTGGACGAGGGTCCGATCATCGAGCAGGACGTGGAGCGGGTCGACCACACCCGGGGCGTGAACGACCTGGTGGCACTGGGTCAGGACGTCGAGCGCCGAGCGCTGGCCCGGGCCGTGCGCTGGCACGCCGAGCACCGGGTGCTGCTCGACGGGCACCGCACGATCGTCTTCCGCTGA
- a CDS encoding bifunctional methylenetetrahydrofolate dehydrogenase/methenyltetrahydrofolate cyclohydrolase — MTARILDGKATAATIKAELATRVTALAAKGVRPGLGTLLVGEDPGSVSYVAGKHRDCAEVGIASIREDLPADASQEEIEAAVARLNADPDCTGFIVQLPLPRGIDTNRVLELVDPAKDADGLHPTNLGRLVLRVNEEIDSPLPCTPRGIIELLERHGVELAGADVVVIGRGTTVGRSIGLLLTRRSVNATVTLTHTGTADLAEHTRHADVIVAAAGVPGILTADLVKPGAVVIDVGVSRVTDPETGNSRITGDVDPEVAEIAAWRSPNPGGVGPMTRAMLLANVVEAAERSV; from the coding sequence ATGACAGCACGCATCCTCGACGGCAAGGCGACCGCCGCCACGATCAAGGCCGAGCTGGCCACCCGGGTCACCGCGCTCGCGGCCAAGGGTGTCCGGCCCGGTCTGGGCACCCTGCTGGTGGGGGAGGACCCGGGTTCGGTGTCCTACGTCGCCGGCAAGCACCGGGACTGCGCCGAGGTGGGCATCGCCTCGATCCGGGAGGACCTGCCCGCCGACGCCTCCCAGGAGGAGATCGAGGCGGCGGTGGCCCGGCTGAACGCCGACCCGGACTGCACCGGGTTCATCGTCCAGCTGCCGCTGCCGCGCGGGATCGACACCAACCGGGTGCTGGAGCTGGTCGACCCGGCGAAGGACGCCGACGGGCTGCACCCGACCAACCTCGGTCGCCTGGTGCTGCGGGTCAACGAGGAGATCGACTCCCCGCTGCCCTGCACTCCGCGCGGCATCATCGAGCTGCTGGAACGGCACGGGGTCGAGCTGGCCGGTGCCGACGTGGTCGTGATCGGCCGCGGCACCACGGTCGGGCGCTCGATCGGGCTGCTCCTCACCCGGCGGTCGGTGAACGCCACCGTCACCCTGACCCACACCGGCACCGCCGACCTGGCCGAGCACACCCGGCACGCGGACGTGATCGTCGCAGCGGCCGGGGTGCCGGGCATCCTCACCGCGGACCTGGTGAAGCCGGGGGCCGTGGTGATCGACGTCGGGGTCTCGCGGGTGACCGACCCGGAGACCGGCAACAGCCGGATCACCGGGGACGTCGACCCCGAGGTCGCCGAGATCGCCGCGTGGCGCTCGCCGAACCCCGGCGGCGTCGGGCCGATGACCCGGGCGATGCTGCTGGCGAACGTGGTGGAGGCCGCCGAACGGTCGGTGTGA
- a CDS encoding NADP-dependent isocitrate dehydrogenase, producing the protein MAKIKVQGPVVELDGDEMTRIIWQFIKDRLIHPYLDIDLRYYDLSIQNRDATDDQVTVDAAHAIKEHGVGVKCATITPDEARVEEFGLKKMWVSPNGTIRNILGGVVFREPIIISNIPRLVPGWNKPIIIGRHAHGDQYKATNFKVPGAGTLTLTYTPADGSEPIHQEVVTYPEAGGVAMGMYNFNESIRDFARASFAYGLQRNYPVYLSTKNTILKAYDGAFKDIFQEVFDQEFASAFAERGLTYEHRLIDDMVASAMKWEGGYVWACKNYDGDVQSDTVAQGFGSLGLMTSVLMTPDGKTVEAEAAHGTVTRHYRQHQQGKPTSTNPIASIFAWTGGLKHRGKLDGTPEVITFAETLEDVVVKTVESGKMTKDLALLVGPDQQWLTTEDFLAALDQNLAARLG; encoded by the coding sequence ATGGCCAAGATCAAGGTGCAGGGACCGGTCGTCGAGCTCGACGGCGACGAGATGACTCGGATCATCTGGCAGTTCATCAAGGACCGCCTGATCCACCCGTATCTGGACATCGACCTGCGGTACTACGACCTGTCGATCCAGAACCGCGACGCCACCGACGACCAGGTCACGGTCGACGCGGCGCACGCCATCAAGGAGCACGGGGTCGGCGTCAAGTGCGCCACCATCACCCCGGACGAGGCCCGGGTCGAGGAGTTCGGCCTCAAGAAGATGTGGGTCTCCCCGAACGGCACGATCCGCAACATCCTCGGCGGTGTGGTCTTCCGCGAGCCGATCATCATCAGCAACATCCCGCGGCTGGTGCCGGGCTGGAACAAGCCGATCATCATCGGGCGGCACGCCCACGGCGACCAGTACAAGGCGACCAACTTCAAGGTGCCGGGCGCCGGCACGCTCACGCTGACCTACACCCCGGCGGACGGCTCCGAGCCGATCCACCAGGAGGTCGTCACCTACCCGGAGGCGGGCGGCGTGGCGATGGGCATGTACAACTTCAACGAGTCGATCCGCGACTTCGCCCGGGCGTCCTTCGCCTACGGCCTGCAGCGGAACTACCCGGTGTACCTGTCGACCAAGAACACGATCCTCAAGGCCTACGACGGTGCCTTCAAGGACATCTTCCAGGAGGTGTTCGACCAGGAGTTCGCGTCCGCCTTCGCCGAGCGGGGCCTCACCTACGAGCACCGGCTGATCGACGACATGGTCGCCTCCGCGATGAAGTGGGAGGGCGGCTACGTCTGGGCCTGCAAGAACTACGACGGTGACGTGCAGTCCGACACCGTCGCGCAGGGCTTCGGCTCGCTCGGCCTGATGACGTCGGTGCTGATGACCCCGGACGGCAAGACCGTGGAGGCGGAGGCCGCACACGGCACCGTGACCCGGCACTACCGCCAGCACCAGCAGGGCAAGCCGACCTCGACCAACCCGATCGCGTCGATCTTCGCCTGGACCGGTGGCCTCAAGCACCGCGGCAAGCTGGACGGCACCCCCGAGGTCATCACCTTCGCGGAGACCCTCGAGGACGTCGTGGTCAAGACCGTCGAGTCCGGCAAGATGACCAAGGACCTCGCGCTCCTGGTCGGCCCGGACCAGCAGTGGCTCACCACCGAGGACTTCCTCGCCGCCCTGGACCAGAACCTCGCCGCGCGCCTGGGCTGA